Proteins encoded in a region of the Lepidochelys kempii isolate rLepKem1 chromosome 24, rLepKem1.hap2, whole genome shotgun sequence genome:
- the PEX19 gene encoding peroxisomal biogenesis factor 19 isoform X1: MAAAADAGEAGPDRELDELLDSALGDFEKTKPVPPPAPAAGAGDACSSEKSPGDAAQHSLFASQEKFFQDLFDSELAAQATAEFEKAMKELAEEEPHLVEQFQKLSEAAGRVGSDTTSQQEFTSCLKETLSGLAKNANDLQNSSMSEEELAKAMEGLGLEEGDGEGNILPIMQSIMQNLLSKDVLYPSLKEITEKYPEWLHSHRDTLPEEQFEKYQEQHSIMGKICQQFEAEQATDSDAEQKARFEMVLDLMQQLQDLGHPPKELAGESPPGLNFDLDGLNLSDTASAGGDQCRIM; this comes from the exons atggcggcggcggcggacGCCGGGGAGGCGGGCCCGGACCGGGAGCTGGACGAGCTGCTGGaca GTGCACTCGGTGATTTTGAGAAGACCAAACCGGTCCCACCGCctgcccctgctgctggagcGGGGGATGCCTGCAGCTCTGAGAAGTCGCCAGGCGATGCAGCCCAA CACTCCCTCTTTGCCTCCCAGGAGAAGTTCTTCCAGGACCTGTTTGACAGCGAGCTGGCAGCGCAGGCCACAGCAGAGTTTGAGAAGGCCATGAAGGAGCTAGCTGAGGAAGAACCCCACCTGGTGGAGCAGTTCCAGAAGCTGTCAGAGGCCGCTGGCAGAGTTG GAAGTGACACGACATCCCAACAAGAATTCACCTCCTGTCTGAAAGAGACGCTCAGCGGCTTGGCTAAGAATGCCAACGACTTACAG AACTCCAGCATGTCGGAGGAAGAGCTGGCGAAAGCCATGGAAGGCCTGGGCCTGGAAGAAGGCGACGGCGAGGGGAATATCTTACCCATCATGCAAAGCATCATGCAGAATCTCCTGTCCAAGGATGTGCTCTACCCCTCCCTCAAAGAGATCACGGAAAAA TACCCTGAGTGGCTGCACAGCCACCGCGACACCCTGCCTGAAGAGCAGTTTGAAAAGTACCAGGAGCAGCACAGCATCATGGGTAAAATCTGCCAGCAGTTCGAGGCTGAGCAGGCTACAGACAGTGACGCCGAGCAGAAAGCTCGCTTTGAAATGGTGTTGGATCTCATGCAGCAG CTCCAGGACCTGGGGCACCCTCCCAAGGAGCTGGCTGGAGAGTCG
- the PEX19 gene encoding peroxisomal biogenesis factor 19 isoform X2: MAAAADAGEAGPDRELDELLDSALGDFEKTKPVPPPAPAAGAGDACSSEKSPGDAAQEKFFQDLFDSELAAQATAEFEKAMKELAEEEPHLVEQFQKLSEAAGRVGSDTTSQQEFTSCLKETLSGLAKNANDLQNSSMSEEELAKAMEGLGLEEGDGEGNILPIMQSIMQNLLSKDVLYPSLKEITEKYPEWLHSHRDTLPEEQFEKYQEQHSIMGKICQQFEAEQATDSDAEQKARFEMVLDLMQQLQDLGHPPKELAGESPPGLNFDLDGLNLSDTASAGGDQCRIM, encoded by the exons atggcggcggcggcggacGCCGGGGAGGCGGGCCCGGACCGGGAGCTGGACGAGCTGCTGGaca GTGCACTCGGTGATTTTGAGAAGACCAAACCGGTCCCACCGCctgcccctgctgctggagcGGGGGATGCCTGCAGCTCTGAGAAGTCGCCAGGCGATGCAGCCCAA GAGAAGTTCTTCCAGGACCTGTTTGACAGCGAGCTGGCAGCGCAGGCCACAGCAGAGTTTGAGAAGGCCATGAAGGAGCTAGCTGAGGAAGAACCCCACCTGGTGGAGCAGTTCCAGAAGCTGTCAGAGGCCGCTGGCAGAGTTG GAAGTGACACGACATCCCAACAAGAATTCACCTCCTGTCTGAAAGAGACGCTCAGCGGCTTGGCTAAGAATGCCAACGACTTACAG AACTCCAGCATGTCGGAGGAAGAGCTGGCGAAAGCCATGGAAGGCCTGGGCCTGGAAGAAGGCGACGGCGAGGGGAATATCTTACCCATCATGCAAAGCATCATGCAGAATCTCCTGTCCAAGGATGTGCTCTACCCCTCCCTCAAAGAGATCACGGAAAAA TACCCTGAGTGGCTGCACAGCCACCGCGACACCCTGCCTGAAGAGCAGTTTGAAAAGTACCAGGAGCAGCACAGCATCATGGGTAAAATCTGCCAGCAGTTCGAGGCTGAGCAGGCTACAGACAGTGACGCCGAGCAGAAAGCTCGCTTTGAAATGGTGTTGGATCTCATGCAGCAG CTCCAGGACCTGGGGCACCCTCCCAAGGAGCTGGCTGGAGAGTCG